Proteins encoded together in one Aeromonas encheleia window:
- a CDS encoding ArsR/SmtB family transcription factor — translation MSKQESLEQGLAQVAAAIADGSRARMLCALMDGRAWTATELSLVAEVSASTASSHLARLQQQGLTACVRQGKHRYYRIASHEVALVVEQLMGLVDMGAGALRSKTPDRLRFARSCYDHLAGELGVRLHDGLMAQGWLLAEGYGLTPQGEQHFGQLGIDCVASGKRPFACHCLDWSERRMHLGGQLGARLLDHMLAKGWLVRGLDSRELTLTAKGQRLLQQQLGVAL, via the coding sequence ATGAGCAAGCAGGAGAGCCTGGAACAAGGATTGGCGCAGGTGGCGGCCGCCATTGCCGATGGCAGTCGCGCCCGCATGTTGTGCGCCCTGATGGATGGACGCGCCTGGACGGCGACCGAGCTGAGCCTGGTGGCCGAGGTGTCGGCCTCAACCGCCAGCAGTCACCTGGCCCGGCTCCAGCAGCAGGGGCTGACAGCCTGCGTCCGGCAGGGCAAGCATCGCTACTACCGCATCGCGAGCCATGAGGTGGCGCTGGTGGTGGAGCAGCTGATGGGGTTAGTCGACATGGGCGCCGGTGCACTCAGGAGCAAGACTCCGGATCGGCTGCGCTTCGCCCGTAGCTGTTATGACCACCTGGCGGGCGAGCTGGGGGTGCGGCTCCATGACGGCCTGATGGCCCAAGGCTGGCTGCTGGCGGAGGGCTATGGACTGACCCCGCAGGGGGAGCAGCATTTCGGTCAGCTTGGCATCGACTGCGTGGCGAGTGGCAAGCGCCCCTTCGCCTGCCACTGTCTCGACTGGAGCGAGCGGCGCATGCATCTTGGTGGCCAGCTCGGTGCCCGTCTGCTCGACCATATGCTGGCCAAGGGGTGGCTGGTGCGTGGGCTGGACAGCCGCGAGCTGACCCTTACCGCCAAGGGGCAGCGGCTGCTGCAACAGCAGCTCGGGGTTGCGCTTTGA
- a CDS encoding DM13 domain-containing protein, protein MQRKTLALLLATHLLIGGVGFAAGIYLLPILIAPPAPADEQVAASQQQASFSGTFRRDLKDSDRLHWGEGKVSIGPHAISLMGKLAPGPDYRLYLSPEFVETEADFARLKGQMVQVGSVKTFDNFIVPLPANIDPARYSSVIVWCKTFGQFITAARYRQ, encoded by the coding sequence ATGCAACGCAAGACCCTGGCCCTGCTGCTGGCCACCCATCTGCTGATCGGAGGCGTGGGCTTTGCCGCCGGCATCTATCTGCTGCCAATCCTGATAGCGCCGCCCGCGCCCGCCGATGAACAGGTCGCGGCCAGCCAGCAACAGGCGAGCTTCAGCGGCACCTTTCGCCGGGATCTGAAAGACAGCGACCGGCTGCACTGGGGGGAAGGCAAGGTGAGCATTGGGCCGCACGCCATCAGCCTGATGGGCAAGCTGGCGCCTGGTCCCGATTACCGGCTCTACCTGTCGCCGGAATTTGTCGAGACAGAGGCGGACTTTGCCCGCCTGAAGGGGCAGATGGTGCAGGTGGGATCGGTGAAGACCTTCGACAACTTTATCGTGCCGCTCCCCGCCAATATCGATCCGGCCCGCTACAGCAGCGTCATCGTCTGGTGCAAGACTTTCGGCCAATTTATCACCGCCGCCCGCTATCGGCAGTAG
- the glyQ gene encoding glycine--tRNA ligase subunit alpha, translated as MQKFDVKTFQGLILQLQDYWSRQGCTIIQPLDMEVGAGTSHPMTCLRALGPEPIACAYVQPSRRPTDGRYGENPNRLQHYYQFQVIIKPSPDNIQELYLGSLKELGMDPEIHDIRFVEDNWENPTLGAWGLGWEVWLNGMEVTQFTYFQQVGGLECKPVTGEITYGLERLAMYIQGVDSVYDLVWSDGPLGKTTYGDVFHQNEVEQSTYNFEHADVDFLFHCFEQYEKEAQHLLALETPLPLPAYERILKAAHSFNLLDARKAISVTERQRYILRIRTLTKAVAEAYYASREALGFPMCKRSDEENKQG; from the coding sequence ATGCAAAAATTCGATGTCAAAACCTTTCAGGGCCTGATCCTGCAGCTGCAGGACTATTGGTCCCGCCAGGGCTGTACCATCATTCAGCCGCTGGATATGGAAGTGGGTGCCGGTACCTCACACCCCATGACCTGCCTGCGCGCCCTGGGCCCCGAGCCCATCGCCTGCGCCTACGTGCAACCGTCCCGCCGTCCGACCGACGGCCGCTACGGTGAAAACCCGAACCGCCTGCAGCACTATTACCAGTTCCAGGTGATCATCAAGCCTTCCCCCGACAACATTCAGGAACTCTACCTCGGCTCGCTGAAAGAGCTGGGCATGGACCCTGAGATCCACGACATCCGCTTCGTGGAAGACAACTGGGAAAACCCGACTCTGGGTGCCTGGGGTCTGGGCTGGGAAGTCTGGCTGAACGGCATGGAAGTGACTCAGTTCACCTACTTCCAGCAAGTGGGCGGCCTGGAGTGCAAGCCGGTGACCGGCGAGATCACCTATGGTCTCGAGCGTCTGGCCATGTACATCCAGGGCGTCGACAGCGTCTATGACCTGGTGTGGTCCGATGGCCCGCTGGGCAAGACCACCTATGGCGATGTGTTCCACCAGAACGAGGTGGAGCAGTCCACTTACAACTTCGAACACGCCGACGTGGACTTCCTGTTCCACTGCTTCGAGCAGTACGAGAAAGAGGCCCAGCACCTGCTGGCTCTGGAAACGCCGCTGCCGCTGCCCGCCTACGAGCGGATCCTGAAAGCCGCCCACTCCTTCAACCTGCTGGATGCCCGCAAGGCCATCTCGGTCACCGAGCGTCAGCGCTACATACTGCGCATTCGCACCCTGACCAAGGCCGTGGCCGAGGCGTACTACGCCTCCCGCGAAGCGCTGGGCTTCCCCATGTGCAAGCGCAGCGACGAAGAGAACAAGCAAGGTTAA
- a CDS encoding DM13 domain-containing protein has protein sequence MYLLPILIAPPAPADEQVAASQQQASFSGTFRRDLKDSDRLHWGEGRVSIGPHAISLMGKLAPGPDYRLYLSPEFVETEADFARLKGQMVQVGSVKTFDNFIVPLPAGIDPARYSSVIVWCETFGQFITTARYR, from the coding sequence ATCTATCTGCTGCCGATCCTGATAGCGCCACCCGCCCCCGCCGATGAACAGGTCGCAGCCAGCCAGCAACAGGCGAGCTTCAGCGGCACCTTTCGCCGGGATCTGAAAGACAGCGACCGGCTGCACTGGGGAGAAGGCCGGGTGAGCATAGGGCCGCACGCCATCAGCCTGATGGGCAAGCTGGCGCCGGGGCCCGATTACCGGCTCTACCTGTCGCCGGAATTTGTCGAGACAGAGGCGGACTTTGCCCGCCTGAAGGGGCAGATGGTGCAGGTGGGATCGGTGAAGACCTTCGACAACTTTATCGTGCCGCTGCCCGCCGGGATCGATCCGGCTCGCTACAGCAGCGTCATCGTCTGGTGCGAGACCTTCGGCCAATTTATCACCACCGCCCGTTACCGCTGA
- a CDS encoding DMT family transporter produces the protein MNRTPLLLMICTTLLAAAGWFFSKEAIRELPPAAFIGSRFLLAALILLPLAWLYEPRLTRSQLLRALGCGSLLGLNLLLWVTAISQSDALGSGAFIMSIATLMAPLAAWAGFKTRPGRHYWTTLPLAVAGLLLLSSGTDWGVSRSLLWFLAAAMALGTQLAVHRHFAQSIPARWLTCIQLAMTGLIGTTLSLLTESWPASVSTTTWGWFAASVLLATTLRYLLLTLALSKMTTTHAALLMLLEPVWTLLLSTLCYGEALGGAKLAGAGLVLGALVLYQLPLLRSGVRLPVKDRSPD, from the coding sequence ATGAACCGCACGCCCCTACTGTTGATGATCTGCACCACCCTGTTGGCGGCCGCTGGCTGGTTCTTCTCCAAGGAGGCGATACGTGAGCTGCCGCCCGCAGCCTTTATCGGCAGTCGCTTCCTGCTGGCGGCCCTGATCCTGCTGCCCCTGGCCTGGCTGTACGAGCCCAGGCTCACCCGTAGCCAGCTGCTGCGCGCCCTGGGTTGCGGCTCTCTGCTCGGCCTCAACCTGCTGCTCTGGGTGACCGCCATCAGTCAGAGCGATGCCCTCGGCAGCGGCGCCTTTATCATGAGCATCGCCACCCTGATGGCCCCGCTGGCCGCCTGGGCCGGTTTCAAGACCCGCCCAGGACGCCACTACTGGACCACATTGCCCCTGGCCGTGGCTGGCCTGCTGCTGCTCTCAAGCGGCACCGACTGGGGCGTCTCCCGCTCCCTGCTCTGGTTCCTGGCCGCCGCCATGGCCCTGGGGACCCAGCTCGCAGTCCATCGTCACTTCGCCCAGTCGATACCGGCTCGCTGGCTCACCTGCATCCAGCTGGCCATGACCGGCCTCATCGGCACCACGCTCTCCCTGCTGACCGAAAGCTGGCCGGCCTCCGTCAGCACCACCACCTGGGGCTGGTTTGCCGCCAGCGTGCTGCTCGCCACCACCTTGCGCTATCTGCTGCTGACCCTGGCCCTGAGCAAGATGACCACCACTCACGCGGCGCTGCTGATGCTGCTCGAACCCGTCTGGACCCTGCTGCTCAGCACCCTCTGCTATGGCGAGGCGCTCGGGGGAGCCAAGCTGGCCGGCGCCGGACTGGTGCTCGGGGCCCTGGTGCTCTATCAGTTGCCTCTGCTGCGCAGCGGCGTACGCCTGCCCGTGAAGGACCGCAGCCCCGATTAG
- a CDS encoding CesT family type III secretion system chaperone: MNSLYHAAIRQLFLSLSLSEPQQEESVTSLQIGELTYHLTEHPANYLLMFTRLEAATSVQAAAQNLFSQDPCKPVLGFDSQTLNPVLWNRQPLQQLERAQIHHQLEQLVSAADELSRQ, from the coding sequence ATGAACTCTCTTTATCACGCCGCCATCCGCCAGCTGTTTCTCTCCCTCTCGCTCTCTGAACCGCAGCAGGAGGAGAGCGTCACCAGCCTGCAGATCGGCGAGCTTACCTACCATCTGACCGAGCACCCGGCCAACTATCTGCTGATGTTTACGCGCCTTGAGGCTGCCACCAGCGTCCAAGCCGCGGCGCAGAACCTGTTCAGCCAGGACCCCTGCAAACCGGTACTTGGCTTCGATTCACAGACCCTGAACCCGGTGTTATGGAACCGTCAGCCACTGCAACAGCTAGAACGTGCCCAGATCCACCACCAACTGGAACAACTGGTCTCTGCCGCTGATGAGCTAAGCAGGCAGTAA
- the glyS gene encoding glycine--tRNA ligase subunit beta yields the protein MAQHTFLVEIGTAELPPKALRTLAEAFADNLKGELTKADLAFGDVEWFASPRRLALKVHALAGEQPSKSVEKRGPAVSQAFDADGKPTKAAEGWARGNGITVEQAERLVTDKGEWLVHTAKVEGRPAKDLLGELVAAALAKLPIPKMMRWGDKTIQFVRPVFTVTLLLDGDLVPATILGIDSARTIRGHRFMGEPEFQIDNASQYPQILLEKGKVVADFMARKAKIKADAEAAAAAFGGVADLDDALLEEVTALVEWPVVLTANFEEKFLAVPAEALVHTMKGDQKYFPVYDKSGKLLPKFIFVTNIESKDPSQIISGNEKVVRPRLSDAEFFFKTDLKQTLASRLPRLETVLFQQQLGTVKAKVERIETVAGFIAERIGANVAQAKRAGLLSKCDLMTNMVGEFASTQGVMGMHYARHDGEDEVVAVALNEQYMPRFAGDALPSALEACAVALADKLDTLAGIFGIGMLPKGDKDPFALRRAAIGALRIMTEKQLDLDLVELVEEAVRVYGDKLTNKTVVTDVVDFMLGRFRAAYQDEGIGADVVLAVLARRPTRPLDFDRRVKAVSHFRSLDAALALAAANKRVSNILAKVEGELPTAVKPELLVDAAEKALATQVAELQSELAPLFAAGDYQAALTRLAALREPVDTFFNEVMVMAEDEALKANRLALLNNLRNLFLQVADISLLQ from the coding sequence ATGGCACAACATACATTTCTGGTAGAGATCGGCACCGCTGAGCTGCCGCCCAAGGCGCTGCGCACCCTGGCCGAAGCCTTTGCCGACAACCTCAAGGGCGAGCTGACCAAGGCCGATCTGGCCTTCGGCGACGTCGAGTGGTTTGCCTCACCGCGCCGTCTGGCGCTGAAAGTGCACGCGCTGGCCGGCGAGCAGCCGAGCAAGAGCGTCGAGAAGCGCGGCCCGGCCGTCTCCCAGGCGTTCGATGCCGACGGCAAGCCGACCAAGGCCGCCGAAGGCTGGGCCCGTGGCAACGGCATCACAGTCGAACAAGCCGAGCGTCTGGTCACCGACAAGGGGGAGTGGCTGGTCCACACCGCCAAGGTCGAAGGCCGTCCGGCCAAGGATCTGCTGGGTGAGCTGGTCGCTGCTGCGCTGGCCAAGCTGCCCATCCCCAAGATGATGCGCTGGGGCGACAAGACCATCCAGTTTGTGCGTCCGGTGTTCACCGTGACCCTGCTGCTGGACGGCGATCTGGTGCCCGCCACCATCCTGGGGATCGACTCCGCCCGCACCATTCGCGGTCACCGCTTCATGGGCGAGCCCGAGTTCCAAATCGACAACGCCAGCCAGTACCCGCAGATCCTGCTGGAAAAAGGCAAAGTGGTTGCCGACTTCATGGCCCGCAAGGCCAAGATCAAGGCTGACGCCGAAGCGGCCGCTGCCGCCTTCGGTGGCGTCGCCGATCTGGACGACGCCCTGCTGGAAGAAGTCACCGCCCTGGTCGAATGGCCGGTGGTGCTGACCGCCAACTTCGAAGAGAAGTTCCTGGCGGTGCCGGCCGAGGCGCTGGTGCACACCATGAAGGGTGACCAGAAGTACTTCCCGGTCTACGACAAGAGCGGCAAGCTGCTGCCGAAGTTCATCTTCGTCACCAACATCGAGTCCAAGGACCCGAGCCAGATCATCAGCGGCAACGAGAAGGTGGTGCGCCCCCGTCTGTCTGACGCCGAGTTCTTCTTCAAGACCGACCTCAAGCAAACCCTGGCCTCCCGCCTGCCGCGCCTCGAGACCGTGCTGTTCCAGCAACAGCTCGGCACCGTCAAGGCCAAGGTCGAGCGCATCGAAACCGTCGCCGGCTTTATCGCCGAGCGCATCGGTGCCAATGTGGCTCAGGCCAAACGTGCCGGTCTGCTCTCCAAGTGCGATCTCATGACCAACATGGTCGGCGAGTTCGCCAGCACCCAGGGTGTCATGGGGATGCACTACGCCCGTCACGACGGCGAAGACGAAGTGGTGGCCGTGGCCCTCAACGAGCAGTACATGCCGCGCTTCGCCGGTGATGCCCTGCCGTCCGCGCTGGAAGCCTGCGCCGTCGCGCTGGCCGACAAGCTCGACACCCTGGCCGGTATCTTCGGCATCGGCATGCTGCCGAAGGGTGACAAGGACCCGTTCGCCCTGCGCCGCGCCGCCATCGGTGCCCTGCGCATCATGACCGAGAAGCAGCTGGATCTGGATCTGGTCGAACTGGTGGAAGAAGCCGTGCGCGTCTACGGCGACAAGCTGACCAACAAGACCGTCGTCACCGACGTGGTCGACTTTATGCTGGGCCGCTTCCGCGCAGCCTATCAGGACGAAGGCATTGGTGCCGACGTGGTGCTGGCCGTACTGGCCCGCCGCCCGACCCGCCCGCTGGACTTCGATCGCCGGGTCAAGGCCGTCAGCCACTTCCGCAGCCTGGATGCCGCCCTGGCCCTGGCCGCCGCCAACAAGCGCGTCAGCAACATCCTGGCCAAGGTGGAAGGCGAGCTGCCGACCGCCGTCAAGCCGGAACTGCTGGTCGATGCCGCCGAGAAGGCGCTGGCCACCCAGGTTGCTGAACTGCAAAGCGAGCTGGCACCGCTGTTTGCCGCCGGTGACTACCAGGCCGCCCTCACCCGTCTGGCCGCCCTGCGCGAGCCGGTCGACACCTTCTTCAACGAGGTGATGGTGATGGCAGAAGACGAGGCCCTCAAGGCCAACCGTCTGGCACTGCTCAACAACCTGCGCAACCTGTTCCTGCAAGTAGCGGATATCTCCCTGCTGCAGTGA
- a CDS encoding ADP-ribosyltransferase, whose translation MQIQAHTGGMQAVAHHSDATTGVGRMGQLEARQVATGQDAILLGGRNEPQKGQGLLSRLGAQLARPFVALKEWIGNLLGTDKSTSAPKAQQTPVADNLSLAEQKRLLLQQALPFTLSGLDKASKLNSINAEQLGQDHARLATGNGALRSLATSLIGIRDGSMRQESQTAAAGLLERPIAGIPLQQWGTVGGKVTELLASATPELLQEAMSQLHTAMGEVADLQRAVQAEVAGEPAQSATTAADAAPVQSGETKGVAREQVAMARQTPAPGYKLALDLISYQASYLLRDQTSTEVTLSSSDLNALHQHIADGSINGSHMAKLQTRGDLQTLRTLALSLASGSDAKRASLGHALDSLASARPNQRLVLGGLMQFAGQTDQAWADQTAGKPEDRLDAGARLRFDTGHMKAELDRLGDSEARQVLQQLEGAFGDRAKAICDFAVAQVSTFADSESSPEAVLVSRLTRMGNLVGSLIDTLKVRLQLPESARGEPTMIDDAAQLTPLELAALSHIGVDEHYL comes from the coding sequence ATGCAGATTCAAGCACACACTGGCGGCATGCAGGCCGTCGCTCACCACAGTGATGCAACCACAGGGGTTGGCCGGATGGGCCAGCTGGAGGCGCGTCAGGTTGCCACCGGGCAGGATGCGATCCTGCTGGGCGGCCGCAATGAACCGCAAAAAGGCCAAGGGCTGCTCTCGCGACTGGGGGCCCAGCTGGCCCGCCCATTCGTGGCTTTGAAAGAGTGGATTGGCAACTTGCTGGGGACGGATAAGAGTACCTCTGCGCCGAAGGCGCAGCAGACTCCAGTAGCAGACAACCTCTCGCTGGCTGAACAGAAACGGCTGCTGTTGCAACAGGCGTTGCCTTTTACCCTAAGCGGTCTCGACAAGGCAAGCAAGCTGAACAGCATCAATGCCGAGCAACTGGGACAGGATCACGCCCGCCTGGCGACCGGCAACGGCGCCTTGCGCTCACTGGCGACCTCCCTGATCGGGATCCGGGATGGTTCCATGCGGCAAGAGAGTCAGACAGCCGCCGCCGGGTTGCTCGAACGCCCCATCGCCGGTATCCCACTCCAGCAGTGGGGCACGGTGGGGGGCAAGGTGACCGAGCTGCTCGCCAGCGCCACCCCCGAATTGTTGCAGGAGGCGATGAGCCAGCTGCACACCGCGATGGGCGAAGTTGCCGACCTGCAGCGTGCCGTACAGGCCGAAGTTGCTGGCGAACCGGCGCAAAGCGCGACCACTGCTGCCGACGCGGCGCCCGTCCAAAGCGGTGAGACCAAAGGCGTTGCCCGCGAGCAGGTCGCCATGGCGCGTCAGACCCCGGCCCCTGGCTACAAGCTGGCGCTGGATCTTATCAGCTATCAGGCCAGCTACCTGCTGCGGGATCAAACCTCGACCGAGGTGACCCTGAGCAGCAGCGATCTCAACGCCCTGCATCAGCACATTGCCGATGGCTCCATCAATGGCTCCCACATGGCCAAATTGCAGACCCGTGGTGATCTGCAAACCCTGCGCACACTGGCGCTCTCACTGGCCAGTGGCAGCGATGCCAAGAGGGCCTCCCTTGGTCATGCTCTCGACAGCCTCGCCTCGGCGCGCCCCAACCAGCGACTGGTGCTGGGCGGCCTGATGCAGTTTGCCGGTCAGACTGATCAGGCGTGGGCTGACCAGACCGCTGGCAAGCCGGAGGATCGGCTCGATGCCGGGGCGCGACTGCGCTTTGACACCGGTCATATGAAGGCGGAGCTGGATCGTCTCGGCGACAGCGAGGCACGGCAAGTGCTGCAACAGCTGGAAGGGGCTTTTGGTGATCGGGCCAAGGCCATCTGCGACTTCGCGGTGGCGCAGGTCTCCACCTTTGCCGACAGCGAAAGCAGCCCGGAGGCCGTGCTGGTCTCCCGCCTGACCCGCATGGGCAATCTGGTTGGCAGCCTGATCGACACGCTCAAGGTGCGCCTCCAGCTGCCCGAGTCCGCCCGCGGCGAGCCGACCATGATCGACGATGCGGCACAGTTGACGCCGCTGGAGCTGGCTGCGTTAAGCCATATCGGTGTTGATGAGCACTATCTGTAA
- a CDS encoding aromatic amino acid transporter, which translates to MEHKPSLVGGACIIAGVCVGAGMLGLPSAGAGAWTIWSILAITLTMVVMTISGWMLLESYQGYPLRVSFDTVTRELLGDKVNALNNLTVYFVGGILLYAYITSAGLIIDGMTGIGSHWGSILFTLGFSGLVWHSTRAVDRISVVLVIAMGLSFVFGISGLSLNIKPTLLFDTLSQHASYAPYALAMLPVALTSFGYHHSVSSMRAYYGEERRARYAILGGTAIALLFYLIWLVSVFGNLPRSEFGPVVAQGGNVDVLLKALASVIESEAVANALNLFSMAAILSSFIGVGLGVFDYLADLFKFDNNRQGRAKSWAATFLPPLLLSLLFPFGFLMAIGYAGAVATLWTCIIPALLAWKVRAGKGKKGGAGFRAPGGLPMIVAVFLFGVLTALFHLLNMAGLLPVYTG; encoded by the coding sequence ATGGAACATAAACCATCGTTGGTGGGCGGGGCATGTATCATTGCCGGCGTCTGTGTGGGGGCCGGCATGCTGGGCTTGCCGAGTGCCGGGGCGGGCGCCTGGACCATCTGGTCCATCCTGGCCATCACCCTGACCATGGTGGTGATGACCATCTCCGGCTGGATGCTGCTCGAATCCTATCAGGGCTATCCGCTGCGCGTCTCCTTCGATACCGTGACCCGGGAGCTGCTGGGGGACAAGGTCAACGCCCTCAACAACCTCACCGTCTACTTCGTCGGCGGCATCCTGCTCTACGCCTACATCACCTCCGCCGGCCTCATCATAGATGGCATGACCGGCATCGGCAGCCACTGGGGCTCCATCCTGTTCACCCTGGGCTTCTCCGGGCTGGTGTGGCATTCGACCCGGGCGGTGGATCGCATCTCTGTGGTGCTGGTCATCGCCATGGGGCTGAGCTTCGTGTTCGGCATCTCGGGCCTCTCCCTCAACATCAAGCCGACCCTGCTGTTCGATACCCTGAGCCAGCACGCCAGCTATGCCCCCTACGCGCTGGCCATGCTGCCGGTGGCGCTCACCTCGTTCGGCTACCACCACTCGGTGTCGTCCATGCGCGCCTACTACGGTGAGGAGCGCCGCGCCCGTTACGCCATCCTCGGCGGCACCGCCATCGCGCTGCTGTTCTACCTCATCTGGCTGGTGAGCGTGTTCGGCAACCTGCCGCGCAGCGAGTTCGGGCCCGTGGTGGCCCAGGGCGGCAACGTCGACGTGTTGCTCAAGGCGCTGGCCTCGGTGATCGAATCCGAGGCCGTCGCCAACGCCCTCAACCTCTTCTCCATGGCGGCCATCCTCTCCTCCTTCATCGGGGTCGGGCTCGGGGTGTTCGACTATCTGGCTGATCTGTTCAAGTTCGACAACAACCGTCAGGGTCGCGCCAAGTCCTGGGCCGCCACCTTCCTGCCGCCGCTGCTGCTCTCCCTGCTGTTCCCGTTCGGCTTCCTGATGGCCATCGGCTACGCCGGCGCCGTGGCGACGCTCTGGACCTGCATCATCCCGGCCCTGCTGGCCTGGAAGGTGCGCGCCGGCAAGGGGAAGAAAGGCGGTGCTGGCTTCCGGGCGCCGGGTGGCCTGCCGATGATAGTGGCCGTCTTCCTGTTCGGGGTGCTGACCGCCCTGTTCCACCTGCTCAACATGGCGGGCCTGCTGCCGGTCTATACCGGCTGA
- a CDS encoding lipoprotein, whose protein sequence is MKRHLILLGAIFALSACSSTPNSEYMKDGASESQRVDALSECQYQVKLNKIEDEEQEELINLCMQGKGFRLTPVE, encoded by the coding sequence ATGAAACGTCACCTCATCCTTCTTGGCGCCATTTTCGCACTGAGCGCCTGCTCTTCCACTCCCAACAGTGAATATATGAAAGATGGTGCATCCGAATCCCAACGTGTCGATGCATTATCCGAATGCCAATATCAGGTGAAGCTCAACAAGATCGAGGATGAAGAGCAGGAAGAGCTGATCAACCTGTGCATGCAAGGCAAGGGCTTCCGTCTGACCCCTGTGGAATAA
- a CDS encoding IS3 family transposase (programmed frameshift), translated as MVEVLTGAERRRRRTPQEKITIVQQTFEPGMTVSHVARLHDVNANQLFKWRKQFQEGSLTAITAGEDVVPASELAAAIKQIRELQRLLGKKTMENEILKEAVEYGRGKKMDCACALVAGGRRLSAVSQALNVSRAQLSVRVHRKPGWQDGRHHRQRDDAALLGRIMEAMAELPSYGYRRVWALLRRQSEATRQPVVNAKRVYRVMRDHGLLLERKPAASLTQQAHKGRVAVKESNRRWCSDGFEFRCDNGEKLRVTFAMDCCDRETLDWAASTGGYDSDTVQDVMLRSVERRFGDVLPASPVEWLTDNGSAYRAHETRAFAREIGLEPRTTAVRSPQSNGIAESFVKTMKRDYIEMMPKPDSRTAVGNLAIAFEHYNEHHPHSALGYRSPREFLRSRVSQP; from the exons ATGGTCGAAGTGTTAACAGGAGCCGAGCGCCGTCGACGCCGGACTCCGCAAGAAAAAATCACCATTGTGCAGCAGACCTTTGAGCCCGGGATGACCGTCTCTCATGTTGCTCGCTTGCACGACGTCAACGCCAACCAGCTTTTCAAATGGCGCAAACAATTCCAGGAAGGCTCTCTCACGGCGATCACCGCCGGTGAGGATGTTGTTCCAGCCTCAGAGTTGGCTGCTGCCATCAAGCAGATCCGAGAGCTCCAGCGTCTGCTCGGGAAGAAGACCATGGAGAACGAGATCCTCAAAGAAGCCGTGGAGTATGGCCGAG GCAAAAAAATGGATTGCGCATGCGCCCTTGTTGCCGGGGGACGACGATTAAGTGCTGTGAGCCAGGCCCTTAATGTATCGCGTGCGCAGCTATCCGTTCGTGTTCATCGAAAACCGGGTTGGCAAGATGGTCGTCATCATCGCCAGCGTGATGATGCTGCCTTACTTGGCCGGATCATGGAGGCGATGGCAGAGCTTCCCTCCTATGGCTATCGCCGAGTCTGGGCGCTGTTACGGCGTCAGTCAGAGGCAACACGACAGCCTGTGGTAAACGCCAAGCGGGTATATCGCGTCATGCGCGATCATGGCCTGCTGCTCGAAAGAAAACCGGCAGCATCATTGACCCAGCAGGCACATAAGGGGCGTGTTGCCGTCAAAGAGAGCAATCGACGTTGGTGCTCAGATGGCTTCGAGTTTCGCTGCGATAACGGTGAGAAACTACGTGTCACGTTCGCCATGGACTGCTGTGACAGGGAAACCTTGGACTGGGCTGCCAGTACTGGGGGTTACGACAGTGACACGGTGCAAGATGTCATGCTGAGGTCTGTCGAACGTCGCTTCGGGGATGTGTTGCCGGCATCACCGGTGGAGTGGCTGACTGATAATGGTTCGGCGTATCGAGCCCATGAGACTCGCGCGTTTGCACGAGAAATCGGCTTGGAGCCCAGAACGACTGCGGTGAGAAGCCCACAGAGCAACGGTATAGCGGAGAGTTTCGTGAAGACGATGAAGCGAGACTATATCGAGATGATGCCGAAACCAGATAGCCGAACAGCGGTAGGCAATTTGGCCATCGCGTTTGAGCATTATAACGAGCACCACCCGCACAGCGCCTTGGGATACCGTTCACCCCGGGAATTTCTGCGCAGTCGGGTATCACAACCCTAA